A window from bacterium encodes these proteins:
- a CDS encoding polyprenyl synthetase family protein, with amino-acid sequence MTQTSLTNEQNFFAALDERVGWIQDFLLQDRFLSRFAPDDIREGVAAYIRYGGKRLRPAILLFSCGAVGGDEKLAIPAASAVEVFHTWTLVHDDIIDRDGTRRGEDTVHERFRKSMNMRPQYPLSSNEAAHYGVSIAILAGDVQHGWGISMMTELTTRNGVDPLTTLHLINLLDTRVLNTLVEGEVLDVQFSHLPIEKVDEKQIVDMLWRKTGVLYEFCAQAGALIGLGKHEPDHPSVNALGRFSSLCGIAFQLQDDILGITGDEKKLGKPVGSDLREGKRTTIASYAYHRASFEQRNRMDRVLGNSQATPEDVQAVTEWLIASGGVQYTLDLANGYIKEALPLLNALPDTQYRSLLRSWAEFLISRSF; translated from the coding sequence ATGACACAAACTTCCCTAACCAACGAACAGAATTTTTTCGCCGCACTCGATGAGCGGGTCGGATGGATTCAAGATTTCTTACTACAGGATCGCTTTCTTTCGCGATTCGCGCCCGACGATATCCGCGAGGGGGTCGCCGCGTATATCCGCTATGGCGGAAAACGGCTGCGTCCGGCAATTCTTCTCTTTTCCTGTGGCGCGGTTGGCGGCGATGAAAAACTCGCAATCCCGGCAGCCTCCGCCGTCGAAGTATTCCACACGTGGACGCTTGTTCACGACGATATTATCGACCGCGACGGGACGCGCCGTGGCGAAGATACCGTACACGAGCGATTCCGCAAAAGCATGAATATGCGTCCGCAGTACCCGCTCTCGAGTAACGAAGCGGCGCACTATGGCGTATCGATTGCAATCCTCGCCGGCGATGTGCAACATGGCTGGGGCATCTCGATGATGACCGAGTTGACGACCCGAAACGGGGTCGACCCACTTACCACGTTGCATCTCATCAACCTGCTCGATACAAGGGTGTTGAATACTCTGGTCGAGGGGGAAGTCCTCGATGTCCAATTCTCTCACCTCCCCATCGAAAAGGTCGATGAAAAGCAAATCGTTGATATGTTGTGGCGGAAAACCGGCGTGTTATACGAATTCTGTGCCCAAGCCGGCGCCTTGATTGGTCTTGGGAAGCATGAGCCGGATCATCCGTCTGTCAATGCACTCGGACGCTTTTCTTCGTTGTGTGGCATCGCCTTCCAATTGCAGGACGATATTCTTGGCATCACAGGTGATGAGAAAAAACTTGGGAAGCCGGTCGGCAGCGATTTACGGGAAGGGAAGCGGACGACGATTGCGAGCTATGCCTATCATCGAGCATCATTCGAGCAACGGAACCGGATGGATCGCGTACTCGGCAATAGTCAAGCGACCCCGGAAGATGTTCAAGCGGTCACGGAGTGGCTCATCGCCTCGGGCGGCGTGCAATATACCCTCGATTTGGCGAATGGTTATATCAAGGAAGCTCTGCCGTTGCTCAATGCGCTACCAGACACCCAGTACCGGTCACTGCTTCGAAGTTGGGCGGAGTTTTTAATTAGTAGATCATTTTAA
- a CDS encoding SRPBCC domain-containing protein, with the protein MEANQPQPSGVDNRVIVISRDIDAPRELVYQVFTDPKHIVKWHYATDGWTVPFAETDVRPGGTFRIGMASPENAHSFVYEGVYHDIREPALLYYVLADGRALVTAFEEIAGKTRLTLILMLEATHSEEQQREGWSTLMLHFAECAEELANASMKTERKSVRDPGEFAKRSDETEAEFAARSIIVTRILKAPRELVYRAWTDPNHVVNWWGPKGYTVTNRNMTVRPGGVWRFVMYGPAGETYENYVAYREVVMNERLVYSHNCDEEADVDFIVTMTLEDHGADTKLTMHSVFTTIEKRDEVVTQFHAIEGAHSHLDCLQEYLSHIQ; encoded by the coding sequence TTGGAAGCAAATCAACCACAACCGTCGGGAGTAGACAATCGTGTGATTGTCATCTCCCGGGACATCGATGCACCGCGGGAGTTGGTGTATCAAGTATTTACCGATCCGAAGCACATCGTGAAATGGCATTACGCTACCGATGGCTGGACGGTGCCGTTTGCGGAAACCGATGTTCGTCCCGGCGGCACGTTTCGCATTGGCATGGCGTCACCGGAGAATGCCCATAGTTTTGTATATGAAGGGGTCTATCACGACATCCGGGAACCAGCGCTTCTTTACTATGTGCTTGCCGATGGCAGAGCGCTTGTTACTGCCTTTGAGGAGATTGCGGGAAAAACAAGACTCACGTTGATACTGATGTTGGAAGCAACCCATAGTGAGGAGCAACAACGCGAAGGTTGGTCGACCCTGATGCTGCACTTTGCGGAATGTGCCGAAGAATTGGCGAACGCCAGCATGAAAACCGAGCGGAAATCAGTGAGAGACCCCGGCGAATTTGCAAAACGCAGCGATGAGACAGAAGCGGAGTTTGCCGCCCGCAGCATCATCGTGACGCGAATTCTGAAAGCGCCACGGGAATTAGTCTATCGGGCATGGACCGATCCGAATCATGTCGTGAATTGGTGGGGTCCGAAAGGTTATACCGTAACCAATCGGAACATGACCGTTCGACCCGGTGGAGTGTGGCGGTTTGTTATGTATGGTCCAGCCGGCGAAACCTACGAAAATTATGTTGCGTACCGGGAAGTCGTTATGAATGAGCGATTGGTCTACTCACACAATTGCGACGAGGAAGCGGATGTCGATTTCATTGTTACGATGACGTTGGAGGATCACGGCGCCGATACCAAATTGACGATGCACTCGGTGTTCACAACCATTGAAAAGCGCGACGAAGTGGTGACACAATTCCACGCAATCGAAGGCGCGCACTCGCACTTAGATTGTTTACAAGAGTATTTGTCCCATATACAGTAA
- a CDS encoding tRNA-dihydrouridine synthase, which produces MSNIAWDALHPNVRKLFQCQSRPVLALAPMEDVTILPFRRIMKRNGADLVYTEFIAAAGLVREIASCIKKLEYEESERPLTVQIYGSNPDEMARAAKMVERLVQPEFIDINLGCPVKKIAGRGDGAGLLKPDSYNSQIHTGAPTDLPPKNLEAVVCSVVDAVSTPVTVKMRLGWDERTIYVVESMPWFKSWGVQFIALHARTRAQAYTGKANWDYVKLAKAASELPIIGNGDLVSAELIKQRWEETGCDGLMIGRGAITQPWLFRDAVALLEGKPLPPAPTLRERVEQYIGMIVESIPMKGEFKAVIEMRKYLPGFLSGAYNAAHVRREIVQMNTLSEVETRLFAYVTERETDQEHQFQAHLAREIDAEFQQKFFTSHCSG; this is translated from the coding sequence ATGTCGAATATCGCCTGGGATGCACTGCATCCAAATGTCCGCAAACTGTTCCAATGTCAATCGCGCCCTGTGCTTGCGCTCGCGCCAATGGAGGATGTTACAATCCTCCCGTTCCGACGCATCATGAAGCGGAACGGCGCTGATCTGGTGTATACGGAGTTCATCGCCGCCGCCGGATTGGTGCGTGAAATTGCCTCCTGTATCAAGAAACTCGAGTATGAAGAATCCGAGCGACCACTCACCGTTCAAATATACGGCTCCAATCCCGATGAAATGGCGCGGGCGGCTAAGATGGTCGAACGCTTAGTACAGCCGGAATTCATCGATATCAATCTCGGTTGCCCGGTGAAGAAAATTGCCGGGCGTGGTGATGGCGCCGGTCTCTTGAAACCCGACAGTTACAATTCTCAGATTCATACTGGAGCCCCCACTGACCTCCCACCCAAAAACCTCGAAGCGGTCGTCTGCTCTGTGGTGGATGCAGTATCGACCCCAGTTACAGTGAAAATGCGGCTCGGTTGGGATGAGCGCACGATCTATGTGGTTGAATCAATGCCGTGGTTTAAGTCGTGGGGTGTGCAATTCATTGCACTTCATGCACGTACCCGCGCACAAGCCTACACCGGAAAAGCCAATTGGGACTATGTGAAATTGGCTAAAGCGGCAAGCGAGCTTCCCATCATCGGAAATGGTGATTTAGTGTCGGCTGAGTTGATTAAACAACGGTGGGAAGAAACCGGTTGCGATGGATTGATGATTGGTCGAGGGGCGATAACGCAACCGTGGCTGTTCCGTGACGCTGTGGCGTTGTTGGAAGGGAAGCCGTTACCGCCAGCGCCGACATTGCGCGAACGGGTGGAGCAGTACATTGGAATGATTGTCGAATCGATTCCAATGAAAGGGGAGTTCAAAGCTGTTATCGAAATGCGGAAGTACCTCCCCGGCTTCTTGAGTGGAGCGTACAACGCCGCCCATGTTCGCCGTGAGATTGTCCAGATGAATACTCTATCCGAAGTGGAAACGAGATTATTTGCCTACGTTACAGAACGGGAAACTGATCAAGAACATCAATTTCAGGCGCACCTCGCCCGCGAAATTGATGCTGAGTTTCAGCAGAAATTCTTCACGTCCCATTGCAGTGGGTAG